TGCCGCTTTTAATCTCTATGGGTCTAATTCCTCGCAGCTTGATGCGCCTGTCGAATACAGCATCCGAAGGGAGCTGTTGAACGACGTCGAACCGCGAAGCGTGTGAGTGGAGTGAAGTGATACTCCGTCCGCTTGCGGCGGAGACGTTCATTTTGTGACGGAGTAGCTGAGTCGATCAGCGGCTTTATTCAAAGCCTTTATACCGCCAAGGCACGGGATCAACGGCTTTGCCATGGACAAAAAATCCCCAGTGTAAGTGTGGCCCAGTGGCGGAACCCGTATTGCCGATGGTGCCGATTCGTTGGCCAGCTTTGACAATATCCCCTGGTTTAACGGTAATCCGGTTGAGGTGGATATATATGCTAGTTACCCCTTGGCCATGATCAAGGCCAACCCAGTTTCCGTGCACGGCAAAACCATTGCGCTCATAGCCGATGGCCGCGACTTTCGCGCCAGCGGGGGCAATGACGGCTGAGCCGCGATTGCCCGCATAATCAACGCCCCGATGGAAATAGTCGCCCGCAAAAACGCCATTGTAGTAGCGGCGGACACCGTAAATACTGGTGACGGGACCATTATTGGGGCGACGAAGTTTGCCATTCCAGCGTTTCTCTGGTGTGACAATCTGTTTGAAGGCATTGACCCGATCGAACTCATCATCGCTGACGCTGCCATCTTGTCCCGCTGGTAACCAGATGCGTTGTGTGGGAAAGCGGCGATTCCGCAAATTGAGGGTGATGTTTTGAGTGCTGCCAGTATTCACTTGGAGTGTCATCCGGCCGGGTTTATCGATCGGGGTCGTGGGGATTAAGGCCCGATACCGATCACGGTTTACCTGAAACATTGGGTAGGTTTTACCCTTCCAAGCCACACTGGGGCTAGTTGTGACGCCACTGGCGGGAACCGTCACTTTAATAGTGTCGCCGAGCTTTGGTTTTTGCGGACTAACAGTGGCCGCTGCGATGCGGGTTGGACTAATCGGAGGCAGTTGTGCGGCGCCGGGTTGTTGGCTGAGGACGATCGCACTGCTGACGAGACATAATGCGGTGAGGCCCGTCAGCCATAGGGGTAGTCGTAAGTACCAGGTGACCCAGTGGCGGAGTGGCTGGGGAAGTTTACGCATAACCAGTCGCATGGTGGCAATCCTCAACGATCAATTGTGAGCATGATTTGGCTAGAAAATCCGGTTTAGGTCGCGGTTGCGCGACAACCGTAATGGAATAATTAGTTAAGGACACACGTCATTTATCATACAAATACTCGTGCTTGAGCATCAATGCAGAGGACCGACTAGCCAAACCTTAATAGCACCTTACAACGCTTTTGGCGGTGAACCGCTGGCTGACTGCGCATTGTCCGGAATTTGCGTCAAAGGATTGTGAATTCTGGGTGTTCCTGTGCGGGCCGATTTGCTCAATTTAACGTGGCAGCGCAATGCCTTTGATTGTTATGCGGCTGCCGATGCAATGGATTTAGGGTATGGAAAGTTTTGATTGGATTGTGGTTGGTGGTGGGATTACGGGGGCGGCACTGGGTTATGAGTTAGTTGATCGTGGATGTAAGGTGTTGCTGCTAGAACGGGATGCCGTATTACGGGGGGCGACCCGCTATAGCTATGGTGGGATCGCCCATTGGGCAGGGAATACCGAACTCACTCGCACAATTTGTGCCGAGAGTCTGGCGATTCATCGGTTTTTGTCGCGCGAGTTGGATGCGCCGACGCAGTTTCGGGAAATCGATATGCTGCTGACTGTGGGCCACGAGGATGATCGTGATGCGGTGATCGAGAGTTTCGCACAATTTACCCGCCAGCCTGATCAACTCACCCCGCAGGAAGCAAAAGCACTCGAACCCCAGCTGAATCCAGCCGCCTTGAGCTTGGCTTTACGACTGCCCCATGCGCATATTGAAGCGCAAGCGACGACGATGGCCTACCGGTCGGCGATCAAACGCCGCAATGGCAAAGTGTGCGTGGCTGAGGTAACGGCCGTGCATAACGATCGCGTGGAAACGACTGCTGGTGAATTTGCAGCGGCGAATATTGTGCTCTGCGCGGGCAGTGAAACCCGCAAGCTGGTGCATGAACTGGGGCTAGAAGTGCCGGTCTATTTTAGCTATGCCGAATCCGTGGAAACTGTGCC
The sequence above is drawn from the Romeriopsis navalis LEGE 11480 genome and encodes:
- a CDS encoding M23 family metallopeptidase, whose product is MRLVMRKLPQPLRHWVTWYLRLPLWLTGLTALCLVSSAIVLSQQPGAAQLPPISPTRIAAATVSPQKPKLGDTIKVTVPASGVTTSPSVAWKGKTYPMFQVNRDRYRALIPTTPIDKPGRMTLQVNTGSTQNITLNLRNRRFPTQRIWLPAGQDGSVSDDEFDRVNAFKQIVTPEKRWNGKLRRPNNGPVTSIYGVRRYYNGVFAGDYFHRGVDYAGNRGSAVIAPAGAKVAAIGYERNGFAVHGNWVGLDHGQGVTSIYIHLNRITVKPGDIVKAGQRIGTIGNTGSATGPHLHWGFFVHGKAVDPVPWRYKGFE
- a CDS encoding NAD(P)/FAD-dependent oxidoreductase, translating into MESFDWIVVGGGITGAALGYELVDRGCKVLLLERDAVLRGATRYSYGGIAHWAGNTELTRTICAESLAIHRFLSRELDAPTQFREIDMLLTVGHEDDRDAVIESFAQFTRQPDQLTPQEAKALEPQLNPAALSLALRLPHAHIEAQATTMAYRSAIKRRNGKVCVAEVTAVHNDRVETTAGEFAAANIVLCAGSETRKLVHELGLEVPVYFSYAESVETVPVQARLRTIVMPAITQRFELEADASRVEVASAWNQPNREIAAPIMDAGALQFENGHIRMGQITRTLSNPNASLNPLKSEDWIRRSIREILPEIAGLAGAWCCCTVAFSRDHLPLIGPLPNQPNVHLFSGFSNPMALVPGLARRFAKSATGEADALLAPLSPMRFLPDA